A DNA window from Sphingopyxis sp. CCNWLW2 contains the following coding sequences:
- a CDS encoding MFS transporter: protein MRQASERIGRVRYTIVAILFAVTIVNYADRAILAITAPVLSKDIGINPLELGIVFSAFGWAYCAAQVPGGWLLDRFGTKRVYLAGILLWSIFTAAQGAVAGLAGAAAIATLFALRFLVGLAEAPSFPGNARMVAAWFPASERGTASAIFNSAQYFATVLFAPIMAWITYAFGWPSTFIFMGGIGLLVAAGWWGFAHEPRHHPRIGNAELTFIVEGGGLVDMDSAARPARAKGDTLRALRVLLGHRSLWGLYLGQFAINTLTYFFITWFPVYLVEERGLSLISAGLFASAPAICGFLGGLAGGLWSDWLLRRGFSLTAARKIPIVTGMLISISIIFCNYTDSLTLVLVFMSLAFFGKGVGALGWAVVADMAPREFAGLSGGLFNMFGNLSSILTPIVIGAILHTTGSFKLALVFVAANALLAAVSFVVVVGPIHRLGAGEETQA from the coding sequence ATGAGGCAGGCAAGCGAGCGTATCGGGCGGGTCCGTTATACGATTGTGGCGATATTGTTCGCAGTGACGATCGTGAACTATGCCGATCGGGCCATTCTCGCGATCACCGCCCCGGTCCTGTCCAAAGATATCGGGATCAATCCGCTCGAGCTGGGAATCGTTTTCTCGGCATTCGGATGGGCCTATTGCGCCGCCCAGGTGCCTGGTGGATGGCTCCTGGACCGGTTCGGGACGAAGCGTGTCTATCTTGCGGGAATATTGCTTTGGTCGATCTTCACCGCCGCGCAGGGTGCGGTAGCGGGGCTGGCAGGCGCCGCGGCGATCGCGACCTTGTTCGCACTTCGTTTCCTTGTCGGGCTAGCCGAAGCGCCATCCTTTCCCGGTAACGCCCGCATGGTAGCGGCCTGGTTTCCCGCATCCGAGCGCGGCACCGCGTCGGCGATCTTCAACTCGGCCCAATATTTCGCGACGGTCCTGTTCGCGCCGATCATGGCCTGGATCACCTATGCGTTCGGCTGGCCCTCCACCTTCATTTTCATGGGCGGCATCGGCCTCCTGGTCGCAGCTGGCTGGTGGGGCTTTGCCCATGAGCCGCGCCACCATCCGCGTATCGGTAACGCCGAACTGACCTTCATCGTCGAAGGCGGCGGCCTCGTGGATATGGATAGCGCCGCGAGGCCGGCACGCGCGAAGGGCGATACGCTTCGCGCCCTCAGAGTCTTGCTTGGCCATCGGTCGCTATGGGGTCTTTACCTCGGGCAATTCGCCATCAACACGCTAACCTACTTCTTCATCACCTGGTTCCCGGTCTATCTCGTCGAAGAGCGCGGCCTGTCGCTCATCAGCGCCGGCCTCTTCGCCTCAGCACCTGCGATCTGCGGTTTTCTTGGCGGTCTGGCGGGAGGGTTGTGGTCCGACTGGCTGCTTCGGCGCGGTTTCTCGCTGACGGCTGCACGCAAAATCCCGATCGTCACCGGGATGCTCATCTCGATCAGCATCATTTTTTGCAATTACACGGACTCGCTGACGCTCGTGCTCGTCTTCATGAGCCTTGCGTTTTTCGGCAAGGGCGTTGGCGCGCTGGGCTGGGCCGTTGTTGCAGACATGGCGCCACGTGAGTTTGCAGGCTTGAGTGGCGGCCTGTTCAACATGTTCGGCAATCTGTCGTCGATCCTCACACCGATCGTGATCGGGGCCATTTTGCACACGACCGGCTCGTTCAAGCTTGCCCTCGTATTCGTTGCGGCCAACGCTCTGCTCGCTGCCGTCAGCTTCGTTGTCGTGGTCGGCCCGATCCACAGGCTTGGGGCCGGCGAAGAGACGCAAGCATGA
- a CDS encoding tannase/feruloyl esterase family alpha/beta hydrolase: protein MTPQGEKRHYCLVLGEIAARTSGASPIRFRVNLPAAWNSRSLQMGGGGFNGLLTDGLGPARDQPASIATPLARGYVTIGTDSGHQLKSADDPEVARFALNDEMFRNFAFEAYKKVADVAAVLIETHYGRAAKYRFFLGGSEGGREALTMAQRYPGNFEGIVSVVPVINWTGLFTTFYNFGAVQRNGLGSINAAKVRLIADHVNATCDALDGIADGVVTNYLACPAKMELRKLRCPDGKDLGDTCLSDGQLATLRTVYEPTPIPVETPNGITSYPPRLFGSEIAPGPDGLARWVSTGTPPTETGSDARGVVYGWNYARFVIARDPSFDVRTYDPKNFETRIKAVADLMDSTNPDLSGFYKRGGKLILRENAGDFAQSPIVGMHYFESVVAKMGKSTVNRFMRFYVSPASAHSGRASSLTTGVAVPTSHDLLEDIDKWVSEGTPPKDMLIQVRESEGPAFKVEASRPMCRYPLYPHYVGGDATAATSYRCRKSGN from the coding sequence ATGACGCCGCAGGGCGAGAAACGCCATTATTGCCTCGTTCTGGGCGAGATCGCTGCTCGGACCAGTGGCGCATCGCCCATCCGCTTTCGCGTCAACCTCCCCGCCGCGTGGAACAGCCGGTCGCTGCAGATGGGGGGCGGCGGCTTCAACGGGCTGTTGACCGACGGCCTGGGGCCCGCCCGTGACCAGCCTGCAAGCATAGCGACGCCGCTCGCACGGGGATATGTCACGATCGGCACCGACTCCGGGCATCAATTGAAAAGTGCCGACGACCCCGAGGTCGCCCGGTTCGCGCTCAACGACGAGATGTTCCGTAATTTCGCATTCGAGGCCTACAAGAAGGTCGCCGATGTGGCGGCCGTTCTCATCGAGACCCATTACGGTCGGGCAGCGAAATATCGGTTCTTCCTGGGCGGTTCCGAGGGAGGGCGCGAGGCGCTCACGATGGCGCAGCGATATCCCGGCAATTTTGAAGGCATTGTCTCGGTCGTGCCGGTCATCAACTGGACGGGTCTGTTTACCACTTTCTACAATTTCGGGGCCGTCCAGCGGAACGGCCTTGGGTCGATCAATGCAGCAAAGGTGCGCCTGATAGCCGATCATGTGAACGCGACATGTGATGCCCTCGATGGCATCGCGGACGGGGTGGTCACCAACTATCTTGCCTGTCCGGCCAAGATGGAGCTGCGAAAGTTGCGCTGCCCCGATGGAAAGGATCTGGGCGACACCTGCCTGTCCGACGGCCAGCTCGCCACGCTGCGAACCGTCTACGAACCGACTCCGATTCCGGTCGAAACGCCGAATGGCATCACCAGCTATCCGCCGCGGCTCTTCGGCAGCGAGATCGCCCCTGGTCCGGACGGCCTCGCTCGCTGGGTCAGTACCGGTACGCCCCCGACCGAAACCGGCTCTGACGCGCGGGGTGTCGTGTACGGATGGAATTATGCCCGCTTTGTAATCGCCCGCGACCCGTCCTTCGACGTCAGGACATATGATCCAAAGAATTTCGAGACACGCATCAAGGCCGTGGCGGACCTGATGGATTCGACAAACCCCGATCTCTCGGGCTTCTACAAGCGCGGTGGAAAGCTGATCCTGCGCGAGAATGCAGGCGATTTCGCACAGAGCCCGATCGTCGGCATGCACTATTTCGAGAGCGTCGTTGCCAAAATGGGCAAATCGACCGTGAACAGGTTCATGCGCTTCTATGTGTCGCCGGCGTCCGCTCACAGCGGCCGTGCGTCGAGCCTCACGACAGGTGTTGCCGTGCCGACCTCGCATGACCTCCTCGAGGACATCGACAAGTGGGTCAGCGAAGGAACCCCGCCGAAGGATATGCTCATTCAGGTGCGCGAGAGCGAAGGACCGGCGTTCAAGGTCGAAGCGTCACGCCCGATGTGCCGTTATCCCCTCTATCCCCACTATGTCGGCGGAGACGCGACGGCCGCGACAAGCTACCGCTGTCGCAAGTCGGGCAACTAA
- a CDS encoding AMP-binding protein, producing the protein MHSSFLSTPDKRVHDLKKLFGASSASAAHLLCDRYDADRAAYHILDADLDDRVLSYGDLQRESRRVAAGLAAMGIGQGDCVATLMGKSRNYLIALVAIWRLGAVHVPLFTAFAPPEIALRLEASGAKLIVCDAAQRAKLDTSRAAGWKIVTTGAPLDGDTDFQTLLASTDPVPPPAAVGGDGALIQIFTSGTTGRPKGVAVPLRALASFQIYAEYGLGLCPDDRFWNAADPGWAYGLYFGILASLITGVESFLYTGGFSPEATARILEDYRITNLAAAPTVYRSLEHAGVDFGKLALRCASSAGEPLTPEVNEWAARALGVEVRDHYGQTEAGMMINNHHHPELKAQLRAGSMGVAMPGWTAEILQESADAPAAPGQLGRVAIDIGASPLFWFDGYIGEPDKSAQKFSPDGRWYLTGDIGRRDEDGFFYFASRDDDVIIMAGYRIGPVEIEAVLTRHPAVLECAAVAVEDAVRGEVLEAAVVLAAGFEPSEELSAELQTKVKREFAAHAYPRQIHYVASIPKTASGKLQRFLVRKTLAERAKLPV; encoded by the coding sequence ATGCACAGCTCGTTCCTTTCCACACCCGACAAGCGGGTCCATGATCTCAAAAAGCTCTTCGGGGCCTCCTCCGCCAGCGCTGCGCACCTTCTTTGCGACCGGTATGACGCCGATCGTGCGGCCTACCATATTCTGGACGCAGACCTGGACGACAGGGTCCTGAGCTACGGCGACCTGCAGAGGGAGTCGCGGCGCGTCGCGGCCGGGCTGGCAGCGATGGGGATCGGGCAGGGCGATTGCGTTGCTACCCTCATGGGCAAAAGCCGAAACTATCTGATAGCGCTCGTGGCGATCTGGCGCTTGGGCGCGGTGCATGTCCCGCTGTTCACGGCCTTCGCGCCCCCTGAAATCGCGCTTCGTCTCGAGGCCAGCGGGGCCAAACTCATTGTCTGCGACGCGGCCCAGCGCGCAAAACTCGATACGTCGAGGGCGGCCGGCTGGAAGATCGTTACCACCGGCGCCCCGCTCGACGGCGATACCGACTTTCAAACGCTGTTGGCATCGACCGATCCTGTCCCACCGCCGGCGGCTGTCGGCGGGGACGGAGCGCTGATCCAGATATTCACCTCGGGTACCACCGGCCGACCCAAGGGAGTCGCCGTTCCGCTCCGCGCGCTGGCAAGCTTCCAGATTTATGCAGAATATGGCCTGGGGCTGTGCCCGGACGACCGTTTCTGGAATGCGGCCGATCCTGGATGGGCCTATGGGCTCTATTTCGGCATACTGGCTTCGCTGATCACCGGGGTGGAGAGTTTCCTCTATACGGGCGGCTTCTCGCCCGAGGCCACGGCGAGGATTCTCGAAGATTATCGGATCACCAATTTGGCCGCTGCGCCCACGGTGTATCGATCGCTCGAACATGCCGGCGTCGATTTCGGCAAACTGGCTTTGCGCTGCGCATCGAGCGCCGGTGAACCGCTCACGCCTGAGGTAAACGAATGGGCTGCCCGGGCACTGGGGGTCGAAGTGCGCGATCATTATGGCCAGACCGAAGCGGGGATGATGATCAACAATCACCATCATCCGGAACTGAAAGCGCAGTTGCGCGCGGGCTCCATGGGCGTTGCGATGCCCGGATGGACCGCAGAAATCCTGCAGGAGTCCGCCGATGCGCCGGCAGCGCCGGGTCAGCTGGGCCGCGTTGCGATCGACATCGGCGCTAGCCCGTTATTCTGGTTCGATGGCTATATCGGCGAACCCGACAAGAGCGCACAGAAATTTAGCCCCGACGGGCGATGGTATCTCACCGGTGACATTGGTCGGCGGGACGAAGATGGTTTCTTCTATTTCGCCTCGCGCGACGATGATGTGATCATCATGGCCGGCTACCGGATCGGACCCGTCGAAATCGAGGCGGTGCTCACGAGGCACCCGGCGGTTCTCGAATGCGCCGCTGTTGCGGTCGAAGATGCCGTGCGAGGCGAGGTTCTGGAAGCAGCGGTCGTCCTCGCGGCAGGATTTGAGCCGTCCGAAGAGCTTTCGGCGGAGTTGCAGACGAAGGTCAAACGCGAGTTTGCCGCGCATGCCTATCCGCGGCAGATTCACTATGTCGCGTCGATCCCCAAGACGGCGTCGGGCAAGCTCCAGCGCTTCCTGGTCCGCAAGACGCTTGCCGAGCGCGCGAAATTGCCGGTCTGA
- a CDS encoding TonB-dependent receptor plug domain-containing protein, whose product MVFPSAAYAQTPIVGNASQALDIVVTASRTAERRDDVASSIEVVNDAQLANTVGTTFLDQLKKTASIDVIQYPNGLGGIGLRGLRPSFEFTINPQVLVLVDGRPSGSTSFTTIAPESIARVEILKGPASALYGASAVGGVVNIITRRSSGPLGGRFTLGGGSFSTVRAGATLGGDLVGGVDFDLDLGYVNQEGDFRIGNGQTQINSVSRRGSGRFRIGSSLSPTARLDASVDFASLDNDAPGPQSYNPKTPSGNQTDRVSGDIRLELTPPDHAIRIVGYASRENYDYYTAPLSAARFVSSNTRTEYRGAQLQDSWQIRPALRLTYGADWQRVEAVRRSFLADRTRKAPFSPNESRETRALFAEAGLGLWDQRLILTAGGRYDWIKVQTHATPYKSNFTPGAANFGVFNPRGGAVLKLGGGFRLHGTIGRAFVPPQGSELAGENEEFAGIQRRVTYGNPDLQPERNTSWDAGLGFGRGALSADVTYFRSRTRNRITTQILSDTPRLRETSYINANRSRIEGVEGQFTLDAGEMLGWTADRITLNGSVTHILKAEDVTGGTISPIRNVADWKATGSLTLSNGRTLFGTVTMRFNGNRVDTDNSQGRIFTGGTGGVFTLDRFTTVDLSLRWQPTTKDGFRLEIANAFDITYYEKADYWMPGRTAYLRYVRSL is encoded by the coding sequence ATGGTTTTCCCCTCCGCCGCTTATGCCCAGACACCGATCGTCGGCAACGCCTCTCAGGCCTTAGATATCGTCGTCACCGCGAGCCGGACGGCAGAGCGGCGCGACGACGTCGCATCTTCGATCGAAGTGGTGAACGACGCACAGCTCGCCAACACCGTCGGCACGACCTTCCTCGACCAGCTCAAGAAGACGGCGAGCATCGACGTCATTCAATATCCGAACGGGCTCGGCGGGATCGGCTTGCGCGGTCTGCGCCCCAGTTTCGAGTTCACGATCAACCCGCAGGTGCTGGTGCTCGTCGACGGCCGCCCGTCGGGTTCGACCAGCTTCACGACGATCGCGCCCGAGAGCATTGCGCGCGTCGAAATTCTCAAAGGCCCCGCCTCCGCGCTCTACGGCGCTTCGGCGGTCGGGGGCGTGGTGAACATCATAACCAGGCGATCGTCGGGTCCGCTCGGCGGCCGGTTCACCCTCGGCGGCGGATCCTTCTCGACGGTGCGGGCGGGCGCGACATTGGGCGGCGATCTCGTCGGGGGCGTCGATTTCGATCTCGACCTCGGATATGTCAATCAGGAGGGCGACTTCCGCATCGGCAACGGCCAGACGCAGATCAACAGCGTCTCGCGGCGTGGATCGGGACGTTTCCGGATCGGCAGCAGCCTGTCCCCGACCGCACGCCTGGACGCGAGCGTGGATTTCGCAAGCCTCGACAATGACGCCCCCGGCCCGCAATCCTATAACCCAAAGACCCCGTCGGGTAACCAGACCGACCGTGTCAGCGGCGACATCCGGCTGGAGCTGACCCCCCCCGACCACGCAATCCGGATCGTCGGATATGCCTCGCGCGAGAATTACGACTATTATACCGCACCCCTCTCTGCCGCGCGCTTTGTGTCGAGCAACACGCGCACCGAATATCGCGGTGCCCAGCTCCAGGACAGCTGGCAAATCCGCCCGGCGCTGCGCCTCACCTATGGCGCCGACTGGCAGCGCGTCGAGGCGGTGCGCCGATCCTTCCTCGCCGACAGGACGCGCAAGGCCCCCTTTTCGCCCAACGAAAGCCGCGAGACGCGCGCGCTGTTCGCGGAGGCGGGACTCGGGCTTTGGGATCAGCGGCTGATCCTGACGGCGGGCGGGCGCTATGACTGGATCAAGGTCCAGACCCATGCGACGCCCTACAAGAGCAATTTCACCCCGGGCGCAGCCAATTTCGGCGTGTTCAACCCGCGCGGCGGCGCGGTGCTGAAGCTGGGCGGCGGGTTTCGCCTGCACGGCACGATCGGGCGGGCATTCGTGCCGCCGCAGGGCAGCGAACTGGCCGGGGAAAATGAGGAGTTCGCCGGCATCCAGCGCCGCGTCACCTACGGCAACCCGGACCTCCAGCCCGAGCGCAACACCAGCTGGGACGCAGGGCTCGGCTTCGGACGCGGCGCGCTGAGCGCCGATGTCACCTATTTCCGGTCGCGCACCCGGAACCGGATCACGACCCAAATCCTCTCCGACACGCCGAGGCTGCGCGAAACGAGCTACATCAATGCCAACCGGTCGCGCATCGAGGGTGTCGAGGGGCAATTCACACTCGACGCCGGCGAAATGCTCGGCTGGACCGCGGACCGGATCACGCTGAACGGCAGCGTTACGCACATCCTCAAGGCCGAGGACGTCACCGGCGGCACGATCAGCCCGATCCGCAACGTCGCCGACTGGAAAGCCACCGGATCGCTGACCCTGTCCAACGGGCGAACGTTGTTCGGCACCGTCACGATGCGCTTCAACGGCAACCGGGTCGACACCGACAACAGTCAGGGGCGGATTTTCACTGGCGGCACGGGCGGCGTTTTCACGCTTGACCGCTTCACCACCGTCGATCTCAGCCTGCGCTGGCAACCCACGACGAAAGACGGCTTCCGCCTCGAAATCGCCAACGCCTTCGACATTACCTATTATGAAAAGGCCGATTACTGGATGCCCGGACGCACTGCCTATCTCCGCTATGTCAGGAGCCTTTGA
- a CDS encoding TonB-dependent receptor domain-containing protein gives MKSVRFRRQRAVIFSAVSVAALISGHGAAHAQTEAPAEVVETVDVETAPPAEAAIIVTGSRIARSSDTTSPAPVAVIGGDALDEKGFTQVGQALNEITSLAPSRTFNRAPLANGQAVAGQQFPNIFNLGPARTLTLFNGRRMVSSTSGLGDEAVDTNIIPTGLLQRVDVVQGGGAAVYGSGAIAGVVNYITKKDFEGVELQAQYGFTGRGDYRTPSIRGTFGHNFLDGRANIAAEFSYSDSSPLQIYQRPDSTSSFGVAPNPAPGAGSNGIPGSVYIPGIPQPGGRSPFIDPSGLVVTSTTVSNINGVLRSNGLGFTFDNNGNVIPTDLGTPVPGLPVFTVGSDLDNAALRLGTLVSGVRREIGTLIGRFDVTDHIKISGELLFARTSSINPQANSSFGQYTASLTGSYPALRPIAFTNANPYLSTSAVAQLSAASPAFASGQPLYLSKVLNVGSDYLDQRFTTETLNGVVAVDGDFEALNRKFFWGVSFSHGEVTSKVKGYNIVAANLRNAADAVRNSAGQIVCRINATTTVDPACVPINIFGDAEITDPAALSYIYARSGASTAASIGNVKNTQDDLLATLSGDLFQLPGGQSRFSLSYEHRSQKAVFTPTAGDLAGIFFTPAQVAGSGKLHTNEFAGELEIPLFGGDFSLPLVEAIDLNASFRFVDNSLAGKDSVWSVGGRWTVGEGLTLRGTISRNFRAPSIGQVSAPPSISLGAARNPCSRTTIGQGPDPATRAANCLALFAANPDFGLATLPAGTANTPANRLAAFTATTISAVQITTQGNPALENEHADTMTAGFVFQPRFIPGLSISADIIRVKLDNALTLFTAQNYANSCFDAAPQPTEFCSTFTYNGVGDIVTGISSTVNAGKSVFHAETYNIDYRFGLDSIWDKLPGSLNLIVQATHNTLQTVTFAGTTTRTDDTIQLPDWVARFAAHYRNGPFRLNYSLNYLPSALLTSTSTVTNSPDGVFKVKSNARHDISMEYQVNDNYTLRAGVNNFTDELPSYPTSTYGDIVGRNYFVSANLKF, from the coding sequence ATGAAATCAGTGCGTTTCAGACGGCAACGCGCCGTGATCTTCAGCGCGGTCAGCGTCGCGGCCTTGATCAGCGGTCACGGCGCTGCTCATGCGCAAACCGAGGCTCCGGCCGAAGTCGTTGAAACGGTCGACGTGGAAACCGCGCCGCCCGCCGAAGCCGCGATCATCGTCACCGGCTCGCGCATTGCCCGTTCCTCCGACACCACCTCTCCTGCGCCGGTCGCCGTAATCGGTGGAGACGCTCTCGACGAAAAGGGGTTCACGCAAGTTGGGCAGGCGCTCAACGAAATCACGTCGCTTGCTCCCTCGCGCACCTTCAATCGGGCGCCGTTGGCGAATGGCCAGGCGGTGGCGGGTCAGCAATTCCCGAACATCTTCAACCTTGGCCCCGCGCGGACGCTGACCCTCTTCAATGGCCGCCGCATGGTATCGAGCACTTCGGGGCTGGGCGACGAGGCCGTCGATACGAACATCATTCCGACCGGGCTTCTGCAGCGCGTAGACGTCGTTCAAGGTGGCGGCGCTGCCGTCTATGGCTCGGGCGCGATCGCGGGCGTCGTGAACTATATTACGAAGAAGGATTTCGAGGGGGTCGAGCTACAGGCTCAATATGGGTTCACCGGCCGCGGCGATTATCGGACACCTTCGATCCGCGGAACATTTGGCCACAACTTCCTCGACGGGCGTGCCAATATCGCGGCCGAGTTCAGCTACTCGGATTCATCGCCTCTCCAGATTTATCAGCGCCCCGACAGCACATCGTCCTTCGGCGTCGCTCCCAATCCGGCACCGGGGGCCGGTTCGAACGGCATTCCGGGTTCGGTTTACATTCCCGGCATCCCGCAGCCTGGCGGTCGCAGCCCGTTCATCGATCCGAGCGGCCTTGTTGTCACCAGCACGACGGTGTCGAACATCAACGGCGTCCTCCGCTCGAACGGTCTGGGCTTCACCTTCGACAACAATGGCAATGTCATTCCGACCGATCTCGGGACACCGGTACCCGGTTTGCCGGTCTTCACCGTGGGCAGCGATCTCGACAATGCCGCGCTTCGCCTGGGAACCCTCGTTTCGGGCGTGCGCCGCGAAATCGGGACCCTCATCGGCCGCTTCGATGTGACCGACCATATCAAGATCTCCGGCGAGCTGCTCTTCGCGCGGACGAGCTCGATCAATCCGCAGGCCAATTCCTCCTTTGGGCAGTACACCGCGTCACTGACCGGGAGCTATCCCGCGCTGCGTCCAATCGCGTTCACCAATGCCAATCCCTATCTGTCGACGAGCGCCGTTGCGCAGCTCAGCGCTGCCAGCCCGGCTTTTGCCTCGGGGCAGCCGCTATACCTGTCGAAGGTGCTCAACGTCGGATCCGATTATCTTGACCAGCGCTTCACGACCGAAACGTTAAACGGCGTCGTGGCAGTCGATGGCGACTTTGAAGCGCTAAACCGGAAATTCTTCTGGGGCGTGTCCTTCTCGCACGGCGAGGTGACGTCGAAAGTCAAAGGCTATAACATTGTCGCGGCGAATCTGCGCAATGCGGCCGATGCCGTGCGCAATAGCGCCGGCCAGATCGTCTGCCGGATCAACGCGACGACGACTGTCGATCCGGCTTGCGTTCCGATCAACATCTTCGGGGACGCGGAGATCACCGATCCAGCGGCCTTGAGCTATATCTATGCACGAAGTGGCGCCTCGACTGCCGCGTCGATCGGGAATGTGAAAAACACGCAGGATGACCTGCTTGCGACGTTGAGCGGCGATCTCTTCCAGCTTCCGGGCGGCCAGTCGCGGTTCAGCCTGAGCTACGAGCATCGCAGCCAGAAGGCGGTCTTCACGCCAACAGCAGGCGATCTGGCCGGCATCTTCTTCACCCCCGCGCAGGTGGCGGGGAGCGGGAAGCTTCACACCAACGAGTTTGCCGGCGAGCTCGAAATTCCCCTGTTCGGGGGCGACTTCTCGCTGCCTCTCGTAGAAGCCATCGACCTCAACGCGTCCTTCCGTTTCGTCGACAATTCGCTCGCCGGAAAGGACTCGGTCTGGAGTGTGGGCGGGCGCTGGACGGTTGGCGAGGGCCTGACGCTTCGCGGCACGATCAGCCGCAACTTCCGGGCACCGTCCATCGGCCAGGTGTCGGCGCCGCCCTCCATCTCGCTCGGCGCGGCACGCAATCCGTGCAGTCGCACCACCATCGGCCAGGGGCCGGATCCGGCAACCCGCGCCGCCAACTGCCTCGCGCTCTTTGCGGCCAATCCCGATTTCGGACTTGCCACGCTCCCCGCGGGAACTGCCAATACGCCGGCGAACCGCTTGGCCGCATTCACTGCGACGACCATCTCGGCCGTTCAGATAACAACGCAGGGCAATCCCGCGCTCGAGAATGAGCATGCGGACACGATGACGGCAGGTTTTGTCTTCCAGCCTCGCTTCATTCCGGGTCTGTCGATCTCGGCCGATATCATCCGGGTCAAGCTCGACAATGCATTGACGCTCTTCACTGCGCAGAATTATGCGAACAGTTGCTTTGACGCCGCGCCGCAGCCGACGGAATTTTGCAGCACCTTCACCTATAATGGGGTCGGCGACATTGTGACCGGCATTTCGTCGACCGTGAACGCGGGCAAGTCGGTGTTTCACGCCGAGACGTACAATATCGACTATCGCTTCGGCCTGGACTCGATCTGGGACAAGCTTCCCGGTTCGCTCAACCTGATCGTGCAGGCGACGCACAATACGCTCCAGACCGTCACGTTCGCGGGCACGACGACGCGGACCGACGACACGATCCAATTGCCGGACTGGGTGGCACGCTTTGCCGCCCACTATCGCAACGGGCCATTCCGGCTGAACTACAGCCTGAACTATCTGCCCTCGGCGCTGCTCACCTCCACTTCGACGGTGACCAACTCCCCCGATGGTGTCTTCAAGGTAAAGTCGAATGCACGCCACGACATCTCGATGGAATATCAGGTCAACGACAATTACACCCTGCGCGCGGGCGTGAACAATTTCACCGATGAGCTGCCCTCCTATCCCACATCGACCTATGGCGACATTGTCGGCCGCAACTATTTCGTGTCGGCAAATTTGAAGTTCTGA